In Harmonia axyridis chromosome 6, icHarAxyr1.1, whole genome shotgun sequence, a single window of DNA contains:
- the LOC123683156 gene encoding LOW QUALITY PROTEIN: uncharacterized protein LOC123683156 (The sequence of the model RefSeq protein was modified relative to this genomic sequence to represent the inferred CDS: inserted 2 bases in 1 codon; substituted 3 bases at 3 genomic stop codons) has translation MESEAAIIENEEKAGESKEITNPDDPFAYLNRHFSNEQFKIVLRNLPAYYGISEFKKLLNDKLKLNSRKIKQGNRNARNAFICFRNEEERENAIKVLTGYSWKGKILEVTKAKPSADPFVLKRSQDHDDRDGKSKRVKRENSTENRTPAERVKESTIPLADMPYPEQLKLKEENIRVIIEKLGKELLHSSPELRLWITKQKLANNGLICPVEPIKYADKIDGYRNKCDFSFGIDDETKLPVVGFRLSSYAHGSISVGPVENLRHIPNEMKTVCKIFEKFVQQSKLEVFNAEIQCGHFRQLTVRLAEKQLMIIVGIHPQNLSEDELKNFKTDLVEYFSNGPGKEAEVTSLYYETIVKKTCQNDYFPPEHLWGATHNYENILGLKFKISPEAFFQINSQAVEKLYETAISLAEPTEKSTVLDVCCGTGTIGLCFAKHCGQVLGLEIIAKAIADAKENAVLNEIQNASFFVGKAEEMLGSTCYKSKNDDIIAVLDPPRAGLRKXHXXRYTVVQYLPTFYLXVSDQKAVLQLRKVKKIKRLIYVSCNPEAARKNFFDLGRPESKTLQGEPFVPIRAVPVDMFPHTKHCELVILFERFDVVRSREEKLKKDMEEAKINETVEAVEQKMDFEEEQKSEKKIKEEKREELGVENVQMMDDEEEQKSEKKIKEEKKEELDVNNVEPNPESMEQLKQQRDKLKQYQRRIEIALNLDRELAKSLIAKGQKDRAKLLLKKKRFQEQLLIKTDGQLQNLEQLTHDIEFAQIELQVVEGLKIGSEALKKVNDALNIADIEKIMDDTREGMEKQQEISAIISGNLTEEDEEAVDEEFAAILSEQMPEVPEVAVTVEPSLPEVPTEPIEDSIKTKKKKLEEPIALEKKLVSSGGSFDFLKMSVQGFLDIVQGPLAQYLSVSASIGGDVAQHSLLVKKAFDAQTEFLKTASQSSQPGQNELVQFLKPTSVEIESIQQFREKNRTSQFFNHLSAISESIPALGWVTVSPAPAPYVKEMNDAGQFYTNRVLKDWKEKDKKHVDWARSWILTLTELQAFVKQHHTTGLVWAKKGGAPAAPPPPPPPVVDLTAGGDTNLDRSALFAEINQGADITKSLKKVSSDMQTHKNPGLRQGPAPFKPVSKPLSYGNSAAPAVEKPPNFTKDGKKWLIEYQKGKHDLVVEGVEMNNVVYMFKCTDSTVTVKGKINSIVLDSCKKSSIVFDNLVSSVEFINCQSVQMQVLGKVPTISIDKTDGCQIYLSQESLNVEIVSSKSSEMNVMVPKANGDYSEYPVPEQYKTTVVPGKGLNTIIVENKG, from the exons atggaATCAGAAGCAGCCATTATCGAAAACGAGGAAAAGGCAGGCGAATCTAAAGAAATAACAAATCCCGATGATCCTTTTGCCTACTTAAATCGTCATTTTTCGAATGAACAGTTCAAAATAGTCTTGAGAAATTTACCTGCTTATTATGGAATAAGT gaaTTCAAGAAGTTACTGAATGATAAGCTCAAActtaattcaagaaaaattaaacaAGGCAATAGAAATGCACGTAATGCCTTCATATGTTTTCGAAATGAGGAAGAAAGGGAGAATGCTATTAAAGTTTTGACTGGTTAcagttggaaggggaaaatccTTGAAGTTACG aaagcTAAACCATCTGCGGACCCATTTGTACTCAAGAGAAGTCAAGATCATGACGACAGAGATGGTAAATCAAAAAGAGTTAAACGAGAAAATTCAACTGAGAATAGAACACCTGCAGAAAGGGTCAAGGAATCTACCATTCCTCTTGCAGATATGCCTTATCCTGAACAA cTGAAGCTGAAGGAAGAAAATATAAgagtaattattgaaaaattaggtAAGGAGCTGTTACATTCAAGCCCAGAATTAAGACTGTGGATTACTAAACAGAAGCTGGCTAATAACGGTTTGATTTGTCCTGTTGAACCAATTAAATATGCTGATAAAATTGATGG ATATAGAAATAAATGCGACTTTTCTTTTGGTATCGATGACGAAACTAAACTACCAGTAGTAGGTTTCAGATTGTCAAGCTACGCACATGGTAGTATTAGTGTGGGTCCAGTTGAAAACCTTAGGCACATTCCCAATGAAATGAAGACAGTTTGTAAG atttttgaaaaatttgtccAACAATCAAAATTGGAAGTTTTCAATGCTGAAATACAGTGTGGACACTTCAGACAACTCACAGTACGATTAGCAGAAAAGCAATTGATGATTATTGTAGGAATTCATCCTCAAAATTTATCAGAGGATGaactgaaaaatttcaagacAGATTTAGTTGAATATTTCTCGAATGGACCAGGAAAAGAAGCGGAAGTAACATCTTTATATTACGAAACTATAGTAAAGAA aACCTGCCAAAATGATTACTTTCCACCCGAACATCTATGGGGTGCCACACACAATTACGAGAATATTCTTGGactcaaattcaagatttcaCCAGAGGCCTTTTTTCAAATCAACTCTCAAGCGGTAGAAAAATTGTATGAAACAGCAATATCCCTGGCGGAACCCACTGAAAAAAGCACGGTATTAGATGTTTGTTGTGGTACAGGTACCATAGGATTGTGTTTTGCCAAG CACTGCGGGCAAGTCTTGGGTCTAGAAATCATAGCGAAAGCCATAGCAGACGCTAAGGAGAATGCTGTTTTAAACGAAATTCAAAATGCAAGTTTTTTTGTTGGAAAAGCTGAGGAAATGTTAGGATCTACATGTTATAAATCTAAAAATGATGATATAATCGCGGTTTTAGATCCCCCAAGAGCAGGCCTACGTAAGTAACATTAGTAGAGATACACCGTTGTTCAATACTTACCTACTTTTTATTT TGTTTCAGATCAAAAAGCGGTCTTGCAGTTGAGAAAAGTGAAGAAAATCAAGCGATTGATCTACGTTTCTTGTAACCCTGAAGCTGCTCGGAAAAATTTCTTCGACCTGGGAAGACCGGAATCTAAAACGCTACAGGGTGAACCATTTGTTCCTATAAGAGCAGTACCCGTAGATATGTTCCCACACACTAAACACTGTGAACTTGTCATTCTCTTTGAAAGATTTGATGTTGTTCGGAGCAGAGAAGAGAAGCTGAAGAAAGACATGGAAGAagcaaaaataaatgaaacagtAGAAGCGGTAGAGCAAAAGATGGATTTCGAAGAAGAACAAAAGAGCgagaagaaaataaaagaagaGAAAAGGGAAGAATTAGGTGTGGAAAATGTGCAAATGATGGATGACGAAGAAGAACAAAAGAGCgagaagaaaataaaagaagaGAAAAAGGAAGAATTAGATGTGAATAATGTAGAACCCAACCCAGAAAGTAtggaa CAACTAAAGCAACAAAGAGATAAATTGAAACAGTATCAAAGGCGAATAGAGATAGCTTTAAATTTAGATAGGGAGTTAGCTAAAAGTCTTATAGCTAAGGGTCAAAAAGA TCGAGCAAAGCTTTTACTTAAAAAGAAGAGGTTTCAAGAACAGCTACTTATCAAAACAGATGGACAACTCCAAAACTTAGAACAACTGACACATGATATTGAGTTTGCCCAGATAGAGTTGCAAGTGGTTGAGGGTTTAAAAATAGGTAGTGAAGCTCTTAAGAAAGTTAATGATGCATTGAATATAGCCGACatcgaaaaaataatggatGATACTCGAGAAGGGATGGAAAAACAACAG gAAATAAGCGCTATTATCAGTGGTAACTTAactgaagaagatgaagaggcTGTGGATGAAGAGTTTGCTGCAATTTTGAGTGAACAAATGCCGGAGGTACCAGAAGTTGCTGTGACTGTAGAACCTTCTTTGCCAGAAGTACCTACTGAACCAATTGAAG attctatCAAAACTAAGAAGAAAAAGTTGGAGGAACCCATTGCTCTGGAA AAGAAATTAGTGAGTTCTGGTGGAAGTTtcgattttctcaaaatgagcGTTCAGGGTTTTTTGGATATAGTGCAGGGCCCTTTGGCTCAGTATTTGAGCGTCTCAGCAAGCATCGGGGGTGACGTTGCCCAACATAGTTTATTAGTAAAAAAAGCATTCGATGCTCAAACAGAATTCTTGAAAACCGCTAGTCAGAGCAGCCAACCAGGTCAAAACGAACTGGTCCAATTTTTGAAGCCAACAAGTGTGGAAATCGAGAGCATACAGCAATTCAGGGAGAAAAATAGAACATCCCAATTCTTCAACCACCTTTCTGCTATAAGTGAGAGTATCCCAGCTCTAGGATGGGTCACAG TGAGTCCTGCCCCAGCTCCTTACGTAAAGGAAATGAACGATGCTGGTCAGTTTTACACCAACAGGGTTCTGAAAGATTGGAAGGAGAAGGATAAGAAACATGTTGACTGGGCAAGGTCTTGGATTCTAACACTTACGGAACTTCAAGCTTTTGTCAAACAGCACCATACCACAGGGTTGGTCTGGGCCAAGAAGGGAGGAGCTCCAGCAGCACCTCCACCACCTCCGCCACCAGTTGTGGACCTAACAGCAGGGGGAGATACTAATCTAGATAGATCTGCGCTGTTCGCCGAAATTAACCAAGGTGCAGATATCACTAAAAGTCTGAAAAAG gTATCCTCAGATATGCAAACACACAAGAACCCTGGCTTACGTCAAGGTCCTGCACCTTTTAAACCTGTCTCCAAACCCTTGAGTTATGGAAACAGCGCCGCCCCTGCTGTTGAAAAACCACCAAACTTCACCAAGGATGGGAAGAAATGGCTGATTGAATACCAGAAGGGCAAACATGACTTGGTTGTTGAAGGAGTCGAAATGAACAATGTTGTGTACATGTTCAAATGTACAGATTCGACTGTAACCGTCAAAGGAAAGATCAATTCTATCGTTTTGGATTCCTGCAAGAAATCCTCCATTGTCTTTGACAATTTG GTATCATCTGTGGAATTCATTAATTGCCAATCGGTCCAGATGCAAGTCTTGGGTAAAGTACCAACCATATCCATTGACAAAACAGATGGCTGCCAAATCTACCTAAGTCAAGAGTCATTAAATGTGGAGATAGTGAGTTCGAAATCGTCCGAGATGAATGTGATGGTTCCTAAAGCAAACGGAGACTACTCAGAATATCCAGTTCCGGAACAATATAAAACCACTGTCGTACCCGGCAAAGGTTTGAATACGATCATTGTCGAAAACAAAGGCTAA
- the LOC123681866 gene encoding thioredoxin domain-containing protein 9, with translation MAAVEDQLIQVTKHIEKQVDATLEALDNLDVNDLEQLRKSRVNEMRKQEEKRRIWLSNGHGEYEELAEEKMFFDIIKKSENVVVHFYTNSNERCRIVDKHLKILAPKHIETKFCKLDAEKCPFLANNLKIKTIPSIVLVHDSIMVDKIVGFTQLGNRDDFTTETMEWRIAQHEIIKYDGDLSTPPDMREKKGPINTGRKIRDSSIKQNDDDDLDFEEYALTKEEYDESKKVASQHLSTDLTAEEAAELGLD, from the coding sequence atggcAGCTGTAGAAGACCAACTAATTCAAGTGACAAAGCACATTGAAAAACAAGTAGATGCTACACTAGAAGCTTTAGATAATTTAGATGTTAATGATTTGGAACAGCTGAGGAAGTCCCGAGTAAATGAGATGAGAAAACAAGaggaaaaaagaagaatttggCTGAGTAACGGACATGGGGAGTATGAGGAATTAGCCGAAGAAAAGATGTTCTTCGATATCATTaagaaatctgaaaatgtagttgtacatttttatacaaattcgaatgaaagatgcagaattgttgACAAACATTTGAAAATTCTAGCACCAAAACACATTGAAACTAAATTTTGCAAACTGGATGCAGAGAAGTGTCCGTTTTTAGCCaacaacttgaaaatcaaaacaattCCAAGCATTGTGTTAGTCCATGATAGCATCATGGTAGATAAAATTGTTGGTTTCACCCAGTTGGGTAATAGAGATGATTTTACAACAGAAACTATGGAGTGGAGGATTGCACAGcatgaaattattaaatatgATGGTGACTTGTCAACTCCACCTGATATGAGAGAAAAGAAAGGTCCCATAAACACAGGAAGAAAGATCAGAGATAGCTCTATCAAacaaaatgatgatgatgatcttGATTTTGAAGAATACGCTTTAACTAAAGAAGAGTATGATGAATCCAAAAAAGTTGCAAGCCAACATTTATCTACTGACTTAACTGCTGAAGAAGCTGCAGAACTaggtttagattga
- the LOC123681867 gene encoding charged multivesicular body protein 6-A — MGIIFGKRKPPSRVTQHDRAVLQLKQQRDKLKQYQRRIEIALNLDRELAKSLIAKGQKDRAKLLLKKKRFQEQLLIKTDGQLQNLEQLTHDIEFAQIELQVVEGLKIGSEALKKVNDALNIADIEKIMDDTREGMEKQQEISAIISGNLTEEDEEAVDEEFAAILSEQMPEVPEVAVTVEPSLPEVPTEPIEDSIKTKKKKLEEPIALEA; from the exons ATGGGTATTATATTTGGAAAAAGAAAACCCCCATCTAGAGTTACCCAACATGATAGAGCTGTCCTT CAACTAAAGCAACAAAGAGATAAATTGAAACAGTATCAAAGGCGAATAGAGATAGCTTTAAATTTAGATAGGGAGTTAGCTAAAAGTCTTATAGCTAAGGGTCAAAAAGA TCGAGCAAAGCTTTTACTTAAAAAGAAGAGGTTTCAAGAACAGCTACTTATCAAAACAGATGGACAACTCCAAAACTTAGAACAACTGACACATGATATTGAGTTTGCCCAGATAGAGTTGCAAGTGGTTGAGGGTTTAAAAATAGGTAGTGAAGCTCTTAAGAAAGTTAATGATGCATTGAATATAGCCGACatcgaaaaaataatggatGATACTCGAGAAGGGATGGAAAAACAACAG gAAATAAGCGCTATTATCAGTGGTAACTTAactgaagaagatgaagaggcTGTGGATGAAGAGTTTGCTGCAATTTTGAGTGAACAAATGCCGGAGGTACCAGAAGTTGCTGTGACTGTAGAACCTTCTTTGCCAGAAGTACCTACTGAACCAATTGAAG attctatCAAAACTAAGAAGAAAAAGTTGGAGGAACCCATTGCTCTGGAAGCCTAA
- the LOC123681865 gene encoding probable flavin-containing monoamine oxidase A: MYLNYRELDADIIIIGAGITGLSAAYHLLEKDPHTDFLILDVDGKADVTIRNQYSSLWNMKWKSNSSVKKKTKFAVDKYNKDYQFIFSKQPILMKLLKKLDIPLVKNEVESGKVLVDYDKLYEVSKRENILDFFSSQDRQILKKFCKEVNTLCASFSFDEHKILSEFEDISMKILLHRLIQSKKVRDVISQTFLYNLGLQPKDVSASFFLAYCNSTQGIQSQFIWTEGSIHQFFIDGGLENMRYKLMELIGEEYIVRVPEITEISWDDCSAGIKTAFEYFFANKVLFTLNETETNNIKFYPPLSDEKMIIANSFVRGTLKKFMVNYDKPFWMNKGLSGDVYIMNTIERNGPIHICLNVSKISNDYILTGLAEEGSDKTEILNQLAIYFGEEALNPLNYIEIPSSFHELSLPYGCTSMKYFGNIQKDSERVVWASPETTTIWYGTAAGSVEAGFKGAIRALQETKPNTLTSEDFNVISPYDVSIPPRSTGFFGIKWHFFIPAILIVIFAVVKVKKYYSKKLLK, translated from the exons ATGTATTTAAATTACCGTGAATTAGACGCTGATATCATCATCATAGGTGCTGGCATAACCGGACTTAGCGCTGCATATCATCTCCTTGAAAAAGACCCCCATACAGACTTTTTGATTCTGGATGTAGATG gaAAGGCGGACGTTACCATAAGGAATCAATATTCATCACTATGGAATATGAAATGGAAAAGTAACTCAAGTGTTAAAAAGAAAACTAAATTCGCCGtcgataaatataataaagactatCAGTTCATTTTTTCTAAACAACCCATCCtgatgaaattgttgaaaaaattggatATCCCTCTagtaaaaaatgaagttgaatcTGGAAAAGTTTTGGTCGATTACGACAAGCTCTACGAAGTTTCAAAAAGAGAGAACATTTTGGATTTTTTCTCCTCCCAAGATcgacaaattttgaaaaaattttgtaaaGAAGTCAACACTCTTTGTgcgtctttttcttttgatgaGCATAAAATTCTATCGGAGTTTGAAGATATCagtatgaaaattttgttgcatAGACTGATCCAGTCAAAGAAAGTGCGTGATGTTATTTCACAAACCTTCCTTTATAACTTAG GCTTGCAACCGAAGGATGTTTCAGCGTCTTTTTTTCTTGCATATTGCAACTCAACACAAGGTATTCAAAGTCAATTCATTTGGACTGAAGGGagtattcatcaattttttattgat GGAGGATTAGAAAATATGAGATACAAACTGATGGAATTGATTGGTGAAGAGTATATTGTGAGAGTACCAGAAATAACCGAAATATCTTGGGATGATTGCAGCGCTGGAATAAAAACAGCATTCGAATACTTTTT TGCAAACAAGGTGCTTTTCACATTGAACGAGACTGAAACAAACAACATTAAGTTCTATCCACCTTTATCTGACGAGAAGATGATAATTGCTAACAGTTTTGTTAGAGgcacattgaaaaaattcatggtTAATTACGATAAG CCGTTCTGGATGAACAAAGGACTTTCCGGAGATGTCTACATTATGAATACGATAGAAAGAAATGGGCCAATTCATATTTGTCTAAACGTCTCTAAAATCAGTAACGACTATATTTTAACAGGTCTAGCAGAGGAA GGAAGTGATAAAACAGAGATACTCAATCAATTGGCGATTTACTTCGGAGAAGAAGCTTTAAACCCTTTGAATTACATAGAGATCCCAAGTTCGTTTCACGAACTGAGTTTACCTTATGGCTGCACAAGCATGAAATACTTCGGGAACATCCAGAAGGATTCTGAAAG GGTAGTTTGGGCTAGCCCTGAGACCACAACGATTTGGTATGGCACTGCCGCAGGGTCAGTGGAGGCGGGTTTTAAGGGGGCTATCAGAGCACTGCAAGAGACCAAGCCAAACACGTTAACTTCCGAAGACTTTAATGTTATCAG TCCTTATGATGTGTCCATACCGCCAAGATCAACCGGATTTTTTGGAATTAAATGgcactttttcattcctgccaTATTGATCGTCATTTTCGCTGTGGTGAAAGTCAAAAAATACTactcgaaaaaattgttgaagtaA